One stretch of Methylopila sp. 73B DNA includes these proteins:
- a CDS encoding DUF3429 domain-containing protein — translation MTLIASEPAGDDRDIPETPLALGLAGLTPFIGLALALALQHPVLFGIDAAFALTAYGATILSFLGGAHWGLALRHPAADIRRALYLGAMVPPLWAWAALLVGGAGGLALLAVGLVGHGIVDAARSGRFAAPRWYGRLRLVLTAVATIATVAAAVVVGYAG, via the coding sequence ATGACGCTGATCGCATCCGAGCCGGCCGGCGACGACCGCGACATTCCCGAAACGCCGCTGGCGCTGGGCCTCGCCGGGCTCACGCCCTTCATCGGCCTCGCGCTCGCCCTCGCGCTCCAGCATCCCGTGCTGTTCGGGATCGACGCCGCGTTCGCGCTGACGGCCTATGGCGCGACAATCCTGTCCTTCCTCGGCGGGGCGCACTGGGGCCTCGCCCTGCGCCACCCCGCCGCCGACATCCGGCGCGCGCTGTACCTCGGCGCCATGGTCCCGCCGCTGTGGGCCTGGGCCGCCCTGCTGGTCGGCGGCGCCGGCGGCCTCGCGCTGCTCGCGGTCGGCCTCGTCGGCCACGGGATCGTCGACGCCGCGCGGTCCGGCCGTTTCGCGGCGCCGCGCTGGTACGGACGGCTGCGCCTCGTGCTCACGGCGGTCGCCACGATTGCGACCGTGGCCGCGGCTGTCGTCGTCGGCTACGCCGGATGA
- a CDS encoding SEL1-like repeat protein, with translation MSLSDPRYVTAGADEAEAGGHRLERLAERLSDARRASDSSSPLPELEQLVSMLAQRNIQTEDRLANALEGLARWVERSGPATPAAPAAIAAPEPVAPAPVRAPAAEPAADDLEARLTAFARTLTESSPPAPATPAEPTQKPAQLGSLRAALAEIAARQKDLDADDDAPAPRAAAVAPTAPQAPAAPMVDPIAVAGLREEIETLGSAIRDMPTRTEVDGLAREMAALAARLGEERPARLDSVSLMAIDTLVSEVDRMRGDAASPQMLARFADELGAVAARLDHLTPASPELFDTLARRIEQVREELTQFPPMAAVEGLATEIQAVLARLDAQERAAAPTQQAVAELSGKVAVLGGKIDGIAAAAEQRAEEAERMGQAVRAELATLSSADAMESFSRQIESLTAKLESRRQQGLSTDELSAKIPALIDKIDELTAASEARSSDAERVAGAVRAELAAIAQPAAKLDDIGRRIEGLTLELARRPAGSDGVEAIAGKIDGLGIRLEAVAAAARARGASAERVEEAVRGIAEHLIATAQADAGGAKTFGGIEAFGGLETRIEQVVDGLDRAGGRLDDLNAGFASLAARVEQAAAEAGRNAVAALRADGAQTTTPLADGSDQLAHALLEIKAASKRDDRRTSDTLDAVRLTLERLIDRMEAIDEALNAHSIGVAERRPAFDDRPQTAPAPRVDATEAARAAARRAMEEMEASGDLATRFGRPPTDAAFRPVADLASDHPLEPGAALRAERRTDGLLDAPHEPQPETPAGDVGALSAAALIASARRAVTRPAADADNVLAETTTDERRSRAAGVMAVLKARRRPILLGIAAALIVLGVLKAATSISDHGAETAPEPVAPAVESGPPAQPAPQLQAPEPAPQAPAPQPAPAAPAEPQPVEPAPAPKPRAEVAPPRAKAADITDFAFAQTLDPSGQKFTAPPKKDDIVTGSINRGDALPDSIGGSMLRLRAVQGDPSAQLEIADRLAAGRGVEADPVAAARWLEKAAVQGLAPAQHRLGSLYEKGRGVPRDLAVARRWYEQAAASGNVRAMHNLGVLHAEGGLGKPDFGAAIVWFRMAAERGLVDSQYNLAVLEARGLGGKRDLADAYKWFSLASAQGDQDAGRKRDDVAKALGAANVASADQLVTTFKPRAVDPAANEVPTPPGGWDQASANSAAAPMQLR, from the coding sequence GGAGCGGCTAGCGGAACGCCTTTCGGACGCGCGGCGCGCCAGCGACAGCTCCTCTCCCCTGCCGGAGCTCGAGCAGCTGGTGTCCATGCTGGCGCAGCGCAACATCCAGACCGAGGACCGGCTCGCCAACGCGCTCGAGGGCCTCGCCCGCTGGGTCGAACGGTCCGGCCCCGCCACGCCCGCGGCCCCGGCGGCGATCGCGGCGCCCGAACCGGTCGCCCCGGCGCCGGTCCGCGCGCCCGCCGCCGAACCCGCGGCGGACGACCTCGAGGCGCGTCTCACCGCTTTCGCGCGCACGCTCACCGAATCGTCGCCCCCCGCCCCCGCGACGCCCGCCGAACCGACGCAGAAGCCCGCCCAGCTCGGCTCGCTTCGCGCCGCGCTCGCTGAAATCGCCGCCCGCCAGAAGGATCTGGACGCGGACGATGATGCCCCGGCGCCCCGCGCCGCCGCCGTCGCTCCCACCGCGCCGCAGGCGCCCGCCGCGCCGATGGTCGATCCGATCGCGGTCGCCGGCCTGCGCGAAGAGATCGAGACGCTTGGGTCCGCGATCCGCGACATGCCCACCCGCACCGAGGTCGACGGCCTCGCCCGCGAAATGGCGGCGCTGGCCGCGCGGCTCGGCGAGGAGCGGCCGGCCCGGCTCGATTCCGTCTCGCTGATGGCGATCGACACCCTCGTCTCCGAGGTCGACCGGATGCGCGGCGACGCGGCGAGCCCGCAGATGCTGGCCCGCTTCGCCGACGAGCTCGGCGCCGTCGCGGCCCGGCTCGACCATCTGACGCCGGCGAGCCCCGAGCTGTTCGACACGCTGGCGCGGCGGATCGAACAGGTGCGCGAGGAACTCACGCAGTTTCCGCCGATGGCCGCGGTCGAAGGCCTCGCGACCGAGATCCAGGCCGTGCTCGCCCGCCTCGACGCGCAGGAGCGCGCCGCCGCGCCGACCCAGCAGGCCGTCGCGGAGCTGTCGGGCAAGGTCGCGGTTCTCGGCGGCAAGATCGACGGCATCGCCGCCGCCGCGGAACAGCGCGCCGAGGAAGCCGAGCGCATGGGCCAGGCGGTGCGCGCCGAGCTCGCCACGCTGTCCAGCGCCGACGCGATGGAAAGCTTCAGCCGCCAGATCGAGAGCCTGACGGCGAAGCTCGAGAGCCGGCGCCAGCAGGGGCTGTCCACGGATGAGCTCAGCGCGAAGATCCCCGCGCTGATCGACAAGATCGACGAATTGACCGCGGCCTCGGAGGCGCGATCCTCGGACGCCGAGCGCGTCGCAGGGGCCGTGCGCGCCGAACTCGCGGCGATCGCCCAGCCCGCCGCCAAGCTCGACGACATCGGCCGACGGATCGAAGGGCTCACGCTCGAGCTGGCCCGACGCCCTGCGGGATCCGACGGCGTCGAGGCCATCGCCGGGAAGATCGACGGTCTCGGCATCCGGCTCGAGGCGGTCGCCGCCGCGGCCCGCGCCCGCGGCGCCTCCGCCGAGCGCGTCGAAGAGGCGGTCCGCGGCATCGCCGAGCACCTGATCGCGACCGCGCAGGCCGACGCCGGCGGGGCCAAGACCTTCGGCGGCATCGAGGCCTTCGGCGGCCTCGAGACGCGCATCGAACAGGTGGTCGACGGCCTGGACCGCGCCGGCGGTCGGCTCGACGATCTCAACGCGGGCTTCGCCTCGCTCGCCGCGCGGGTCGAGCAGGCCGCAGCCGAAGCCGGACGGAACGCCGTCGCGGCGCTCCGGGCGGACGGCGCCCAGACCACGACGCCGCTCGCCGACGGCTCCGACCAGCTCGCCCACGCGCTGCTCGAGATCAAGGCCGCCTCCAAGCGCGACGACCGGCGCACCTCCGACACGCTGGACGCGGTCCGGCTCACGCTCGAGCGCCTGATCGACCGGATGGAGGCGATCGACGAGGCGCTGAACGCCCACAGCATCGGCGTCGCCGAACGCCGGCCTGCGTTCGACGACCGTCCGCAGACGGCGCCCGCGCCGCGCGTCGACGCCACGGAAGCCGCCCGCGCCGCCGCGCGCCGGGCGATGGAGGAAATGGAAGCCTCCGGCGATCTCGCCACGCGCTTCGGCCGCCCGCCGACCGACGCCGCCTTCCGGCCGGTCGCCGATCTCGCGTCCGACCACCCGCTCGAGCCGGGCGCGGCGCTGCGCGCCGAGCGCCGGACCGACGGCCTGCTGGACGCCCCTCATGAACCGCAGCCCGAGACCCCCGCGGGCGACGTCGGGGCGCTGAGCGCCGCCGCGCTGATCGCCTCGGCCCGGCGCGCAGTGACGCGGCCGGCGGCCGACGCCGACAACGTGCTCGCCGAGACGACGACGGACGAGCGCCGCTCCCGCGCCGCCGGCGTCATGGCGGTCCTGAAGGCCCGGCGCCGCCCGATCCTGCTCGGGATCGCGGCCGCTCTGATCGTGCTGGGCGTGCTGAAGGCCGCCACCAGCATCAGCGACCACGGCGCGGAGACGGCGCCCGAGCCGGTCGCCCCGGCCGTGGAGAGCGGCCCCCCCGCCCAGCCGGCCCCGCAGCTTCAGGCGCCGGAACCCGCGCCCCAGGCCCCTGCGCCGCAGCCGGCTCCCGCTGCGCCCGCGGAGCCGCAGCCCGTCGAGCCCGCTCCGGCGCCGAAGCCGCGCGCCGAGGTCGCCCCGCCGCGCGCGAAGGCCGCCGACATCACCGATTTCGCCTTCGCCCAGACCCTCGATCCTTCGGGCCAGAAGTTCACGGCGCCGCCGAAGAAGGACGACATCGTCACCGGCTCGATCAACCGCGGCGACGCGCTGCCGGATTCCATCGGCGGCTCGATGCTCCGGCTGCGCGCCGTGCAGGGCGATCCCTCGGCGCAGCTCGAAATCGCGGACCGGCTGGCCGCAGGCCGCGGCGTGGAGGCCGATCCGGTCGCCGCCGCCCGCTGGCTGGAGAAGGCCGCGGTCCAGGGCCTCGCCCCGGCGCAGCACCGCCTCGGCAGCCTTTACGAAAAGGGCCGCGGCGTGCCGCGCGACCTCGCCGTCGCCCGCCGCTGGTACGAGCAGGCGGCCGCCTCCGGCAACGTGCGCGCCATGCACAATCTCGGCGTGCTGCACGCCGAGGGCGGCCTGGGCAAGCCGGACTTCGGCGCGGCGATCGTGTGGTTCCGCATGGCCGCCGAACGCGGCCTCGTGGACAGCCAGTACAATCTCGCCGTGCTCGAGGCCCGCGGCCTCGGCGGCAAGCGCGATCTGGCCGACGCTTACAAATGGTTCTCGCTTGCGAGCGCCCAGGGCGACCAGGACGCCGGCCGCAAGCGGGACGACGTGGCGAAGGCCCTCGGCGCCGCCAACGTCGCGAGCGCCGATCAGCTGGTGACGACCTTCAAGCCGCGCGCGGTCGACCCCGCCGCGAACGAGGTCCCCACCCCTCCCGGCGGCTGGGACCAGGCCTCTGCGAACTCCGCCGCCGCCCCGATGCAGCTGCGCTGA
- a CDS encoding sulfite exporter TauE/SafE family protein: MQIYLPIAELPVDVLLVIGMSLAVGFVSGLFGIGGGFLMTPLLIFIGVPTAVAVASEAPQIAASAFTGALAYWRRRAIDLKLAGVLLAGGVAGTGLGVWFFNAMRAAGQLEVVIAVSYVVLLGAIGGIMLTESLKALLKTKPAAPARRVGGRSLIDRLPLKLRFKQSMIYVSAIPLVGLGVFVGFVGAVLGIGGGFLLVPVLVYVFRVPTAVVVGTSLAQILITMLAATVLHATVNASVDVVLATLLMLGGSIGAQFGVRAGQKLRGEQLRLLLALLLLAVGARFLVELVAEPAEPFSVSTTGRPK, encoded by the coding sequence ATGCAGATCTATCTTCCGATCGCTGAACTTCCGGTGGACGTGCTGCTCGTGATCGGCATGAGCCTCGCGGTCGGCTTCGTCTCGGGCCTGTTCGGGATCGGCGGCGGCTTCCTCATGACTCCGCTGCTGATCTTCATCGGCGTGCCGACCGCCGTCGCGGTCGCCTCCGAAGCCCCCCAGATCGCCGCCTCCGCCTTCACCGGCGCGCTCGCCTACTGGCGCCGCCGCGCGATCGACCTGAAGCTCGCCGGCGTGCTGCTCGCGGGCGGCGTGGCCGGCACGGGGCTCGGCGTCTGGTTCTTCAACGCCATGCGGGCCGCAGGCCAGCTCGAGGTCGTGATCGCGGTCTCCTACGTGGTCCTGCTCGGCGCGATCGGCGGGATCATGCTCACCGAGTCGCTGAAGGCGCTTCTCAAGACGAAGCCCGCGGCGCCCGCCCGTCGCGTCGGCGGCCGCAGCCTGATCGACCGCCTGCCGCTGAAGCTGCGGTTCAAGCAGTCGATGATCTACGTGAGCGCGATCCCGCTGGTTGGGCTCGGCGTGTTCGTCGGCTTCGTCGGCGCGGTCCTCGGCATCGGCGGCGGATTCCTGCTCGTGCCGGTGCTGGTCTACGTGTTCCGCGTGCCGACGGCGGTGGTGGTCGGCACCTCGCTCGCGCAGATCCTGATCACCATGCTCGCGGCCACCGTGCTGCACGCGACCGTCAACGCCTCGGTCGACGTGGTGCTCGCGACCCTGCTGATGCTCGGCGGGTCGATCGGCGCGCAGTTCGGCGTGCGGGCTGGCCAGAAGCTGCGCGGCGAGCAGCTGCGCCTGCTGCTCGCGCTGCTGCTGCTGGCCGTCGGCGCCCGCTTCCTGGTCGAGCTCGTGGCGGAACCGGCGGAGCCGTTCTCCGTCTCGACGACGGGCCGGCCGAAATGA
- a CDS encoding DUF924 family protein has translation MTQPPPKAAVATVGFWRAAGHDRWYAQSDAFDALVRRRLGRLQRAAAGGALDDWAETPVGALGLLILLDQAPRNLFRGAARAFATDAAAQEVATAAVARGLDRRTPWPLRQFFYMPFEHAEDIALQRRALALFRASGDAESLRWAVVHAEIIERFGRFPHRNVIVGRRSSAAELDYLENDGFQGRLRLRSSRTHP, from the coding sequence ATGACGCAGCCTCCGCCGAAGGCCGCGGTCGCGACCGTCGGCTTCTGGCGGGCGGCCGGCCACGACCGGTGGTACGCGCAGAGCGACGCCTTCGACGCCCTCGTCCGCCGCCGCCTCGGGCGGCTGCAACGCGCCGCGGCCGGCGGCGCCCTCGACGATTGGGCGGAGACGCCGGTCGGCGCCCTTGGCCTGCTGATCCTTCTCGATCAGGCGCCGCGCAACCTGTTCCGCGGCGCGGCCCGAGCCTTCGCGACCGATGCCGCCGCGCAGGAGGTCGCGACGGCCGCCGTCGCCCGCGGCTTGGACCGCCGCACGCCCTGGCCGCTGCGCCAGTTTTTCTATATGCCGTTCGAGCACGCCGAAGATATTGCGCTGCAACGTCGGGCGCTCGCGCTGTTTCGCGCGTCGGGCGACGCCGAAAGCCTACGATGGGCGGTCGTTCACGCCGAGATCATCGAGCGGTTCGGACGGTTTCCACATCGGAACGTCATAGTTGGGCGGAGATCGAGCGCCGCTGAGCTGGACTACCTCGAAAACGACGGCTTCCAGGGACGACTTCGTTTACGATCTTCCCGAACCCATCCTTAA
- a CDS encoding TIGR02186 family protein — MRPLAALAGLALLVAAGPARAEKLVLALSSQQIAIASNYAGSDVTLFGAVRPDGETEALQRGYDLVVTVRGPATTLEVREKERTAGLWVNRERRRFPRTPSYLATLSTRPLDDMLSPEIREGQRLGLKAAAAPRGEDLGRPEFSEALIRLQTGRGLWREEPKGVVFLDPTLFRTTFHLPPNVPFGAFEADVRLFAAGVPIARETITFRVVKSGFEDRVAALAENWRLAYGVATALLALAFGWTASVAFRRD; from the coding sequence ATGAGGCCGCTCGCGGCCCTGGCCGGTCTCGCGCTGCTCGTCGCGGCGGGGCCGGCGCGGGCGGAGAAGCTGGTGCTCGCGCTGTCCTCGCAGCAGATCGCCATCGCCTCGAACTACGCCGGATCGGACGTCACCCTGTTCGGCGCCGTGAGGCCGGACGGCGAGACCGAAGCGCTGCAGCGAGGCTACGATCTCGTGGTCACCGTGCGCGGGCCGGCGACCACGCTCGAAGTGCGCGAGAAGGAACGGACCGCGGGGCTCTGGGTCAATCGCGAGCGGCGCCGGTTCCCACGCACGCCGTCCTATCTCGCCACGCTCTCTACCCGCCCGCTCGATGACATGCTGTCGCCGGAGATCCGCGAGGGGCAGCGGCTCGGCCTCAAGGCGGCGGCCGCGCCGCGCGGCGAGGACCTCGGCCGGCCGGAGTTTTCCGAAGCGCTGATCCGCCTGCAGACCGGGCGCGGTCTGTGGCGCGAGGAGCCGAAGGGCGTCGTCTTCCTCGACCCGACGCTGTTCCGCACGACCTTCCACCTGCCGCCCAACGTCCCGTTCGGCGCCTTCGAGGCGGACGTCCGCCTGTTCGCCGCCGGCGTCCCGATCGCGCGCGAGACCATCACCTTCCGGGTGGTGAAATCCGGCTTCGAGGACCGGGTCGCGGCGCTCGCGGAGAACTGGCGTCTCGCCTATGGTGTCGCGACGGCGCTGCTGGCGCTCGCCTTCGGCTGGACGGCGAGCGTGGCGTTCCGCCGGGATTGA